DNA from Prunus persica cultivar Lovell chromosome G6, Prunus_persica_NCBIv2, whole genome shotgun sequence:
AACACTACCAACCGGTCCAACATGCACCTTCATTCTTTCCCTCCCTTTCTTCCAATTCTTAAACCCTGCTCCAGTGAAGGCTTCACTACCCACTTGTTCAAAATTGGATTTAAAGAGATAGCAATAAAGACAAAATGCAACATCTTTAGATACACTATACTCCAACcaatcaaattcatcaaaCCATTGGGGAATGAAGCGTCGATTAAGTCCTGAGATATTACTTTGTGGGAAATAATGACCTCTAGGTTGACAAGGTCTTTTTTGTAGATATGCTCTTCGAACCTCATCTCTAATATTAGCATCATACTCAATCATACGAATTCTTAGTCCCGGGTCTGCCTGAAGATTAGCCAAAACCTCATCTAACTCACTTTGtcttgaacttgaagttcttGAACTTCCCACACTATCCGAACTACCCAATGATGactttctcttaaaaaatCTTTCCATAATTCTacataaattaatcaaaataataactaaaatcaATTCAAGAGAACACCAAATTTATACcaattaaccacaaaaaaatcataaatgaaacatccaataaatctaaacaacaccaaatttataccaattaaccacaaaaaaatcataaatgaaacatccaataaatctaaacaacaccaaatttataccaattaaccacaacaaattcataaatgaaacatccaataaatctaaacaacaccaaatttatataaattaaccacaaaaaattcataaatgaaacatccaataaatctaaacaatataatacaatcataaattcaatttcaatttaagTAATTTAGGTTTAGAGTTAGAATTTACCTTGAATTGTGAGGTGGTGGAAGTGGAGGTAAGCTTTTGGAAGTGGCGGAGCTGCTGGCAGCGGCGACAATGGAGGATTTGGGGCTTCAAGGCTTGGTGGGGAAGAGGGTTAAAGGTTTGTGGGGGGTGGAGATTGGGGATTtaggttttagggtttagaaaataggtgttttggaatgaaaattcgggaggaagaagaagggaaactgatctgtgttttttttttataacacctggaccaaaacgacgtcgttttggccaggtcttttaaaaaaaattcgctggtccaaaacgacgccgttttggccagcgagttttaaaaaaaaattcttgcgtctggtccaaaacgacgccgttttggccagcgCGTTTTTGTCCAAAACGACACCGTTTTGGCCagtctgtttttttaaaaaaaatagaagctgGGCCAAAACGACGCTGTTTTGGCCAGCTTCTTTCAAACAGAACAGAGCcctgttcatcttcttcttcctcttgtctgCAAATCCCCTCTCTCATGGGGTCATACCCCATTTCAAAGCCACCTTCTACCTTGCTTCCATGGAGTCCATGGGGTCGTTTGACCCCATTGCCCCCCGGGGGGGCCGttttcccccccccccccaaaattCTCATGGCTCCATGAGAGAGGGGATTtgcagaccaaaaaaaaaaatctcatggCTCTATTGaagtttttatataaaactgaatgttatttcatttattttttaactattGGCCCCCTCAATATTTGGATTCTAGCTTTGTCACTCTCTTTACCATTCTAATTCTGGGAGGGGCATAATCACTTATGGATATGCTTTTTCATATAATCATTTTAAGAGATTTTATGAGAAAACTTCTCTATAAAAAATGATTATTGACTTATCTAAAATCATTCTCAAACaagtgtatatatttatattttctgatttaagctgcttttcatatatttactttttcttcACTTGTTATGTCGGCCATGCCGGAGATATCTGCTTTTCCTCTTGGACTATTCCAAGTTCCAACATGCACGTGACACCAAACTGATTGCATTATTGTTGGACAAGTGGTTTCTTTGTAAAACCAGAAACTTCTAATAAAAGCATGGCAGGAGATTGGCTGCACCACCACGAAACCAATAGTTGGTAGGGAAGCAATCAGCCAAGGGATTTGGTAAAAAGCAAGAAAGCAGATATAACGCACTAATTCTGTTTTTTGATTAGCTAACCTATTTGGCACCAGAAATATATAGTATAATCTTCTAACGCACATTCAAAAAACTTTTAAGAATTTAGGTCATCCACTAAAAATTGGTCACATCGAGGAATGCTCGTGTATCATGAACATGGAGATGATTCAAACACGAGAAGATAAGGTCCAGTATACTTTTTGTGGAATATATCTAAGGCATTCAATGAGTGAGAAATATGTACACACACCAACTCTTGTTCTAACCTGCTTACGCTGAATCAACCCTAATTATTTCATGAGTTTTACATTATGTGCAAAATTTGGTGTCTAGTATTACAGTCGAGTAATAGACCATGATGCAACATCAAAATTACGCATCCGTCGGAACAACACCCGTCTATCTTGTTAAGAAAAACagtttcaccaaaaaaagaattgtAATGGAACTACCAAGGTAAAgacgtctttttcttttctctactAGAAGATAAATCTCGGGTTGTTCTATATTGTCCTTTACATATCGGTGTCTTGCCTAATTCTATCAACAACTAATtctaagaaaaaaagaattaatatattatgTGCATATTTCTTGTGCTTTGGAAATTGTAACAGAAACTCAAGTATAGATTCAATCAGTAGGTCGATCACTTTCACAGCAACTCATCATGAATCGCATTTTGACTCGATCTTAAGTTGCACCAACAAGTTTTAGAGCACAACTTAAAAAGCAACAATATCGTACCATAGAACTAAAATGTACAGGATCACTTTTGTGTTGGTCTATTATTTACTGAAAGTATTAGTCCAAATCCCAAAAGATATCTAGAGGTTGCTATGGTCGGAGAAGACGGTGGAGGATTGGTGAGCATGTTAACAACTGCCCTCATCGTAGGTCTTGCGCAGCTATCGTTCTTGACGCACATCATTGCTATGTTGAACAAGTGTAGGGCACCTGCCAATGGGTACCCGCTGAGCTTGGGATCAACCAGTGCCAATAGTACTGCAGATGATGCAGCGGAAGGCTTATAAGGGATTTCTGATGTGGTCTTCCTCACTTAATTTACTATGTTCACGTCCTCTTCTTCCAAGTTCATCACTGGTTTCCTCCCAGTTATTAGCTCCAGCAACACCACGCCGAAACTGTACACGTCGATTTTCTCATCCACTTTCAGCATATAACCGTACTCTATTTGCAccatcaccaaaaaaaaaaaaaaaaagaaaaaagggaaaaatagaaaagtacACACTTGTGTCACAAGAAAACTGATTAAATTCAACCCAGCGCATGTGATCACGGGATTAGTCCGTGCAAACGTATATATGAATCCAAGGGCTGCTATTAAAGGCGAATTAACCTTAGCTAgccaatacttttttttttcttttaacattttatatgtattaaaattcgtttaaaaaaaattacataaataaacaaatttggAAAGTgcatcaattttttcaaaaatcgttggccttttcttttgtttaaaacaacCTAAAATATGTCTATAAATACttccaaatttcttcaaaaaatttcatactCATTTCATTCCACATTTAATACAAATTTTATCACATTCTCTATTTATTCACAACttttcactctttttttttttgtcaaatattTTCCACACTCTTATCAGAAATCTTGTTAAATGTTTATCAACGTACATGTGTCATATCTGGGGTATTGTCTCCAAAtagtaatttaattaatttaaaaaagacaTAGTAGTGGAATGTATGAATATTGTACCAtagtttttttcaaaataataaaatatgaagggcCCTAAAATATAGCCATGCATGGCACGAGATGGAAAAATTTGGCCATACACtatgttttgaaaaatatattttagaaagCTAAATTGTAGTCCGGGCCAGGACTACATTTAGCCCTGTGACCGGAGATGGCCTTACCATCCTAAATTAGTAGACTACTCGTGGATTTGCTCTCCATATGTTTACTTTGTCTGTTCACTTGTACAGTGTTGGGCATGTCGGAGATATATCCTTTTTCGCTTTGACTAGCATTCTAAACATGCAATATGCACACGTAACCAAATTGAATGCCCCTCTCTTCCCAGCGCCGCACTGCCCCATTTGGGGACGAGGTCTGTCCCTCCTCccctctccttctctttcGTGCTGCTACCTCCATATCTTCCCTGCCTTGGTTTCTTTTGGTGGGTCTGGTCTTATACCTTCGATTTGAGCCTGTTTTGGTTGTGCATGTGGTTTTCTTGGTGAGGTTGTTTGCTTCTCCATCTTGTGGTGTGGTGACTACTTAAGCCTTAGGCTCTGCTATGAGATTTGATGTCTCATAACGATTTTGTGTCCCCCTTTCTTTGCCAAGCACCCCATACAACCAAATCTACTTCCTCCTCCACATTCCATCCTCTTCTTGCCTTTTCCTCATTCTGGATTTAGGTTCTCCTGTGGGTTACATCAACTACTTCTATATGCGTTTTTCCTCGTCTGCCTAGGAATGTGCTTCAAGCTCTTGCTACGGTTCTAGCTCTGGTGCTTGCACCACTACTTTCCACTCTCTTGGTGTTGATCTACAAGTATATACCATGGTGTTGTTGTGATTGGTTGTTGTTTTTCCTTGGGTTCATTGGCGGATTTGGGTGCGATGGAGGAGGTGACTCTTGGATGATTGTGGGTGTGTTGATGTATTTATGTGTTTTGCgaaatttttgttcttgacGGATGATCAGTGGGTCTCTATGTGCAGTGGTGTTGATTTGTGTGGAGGAAGTGTTTCTCCtcttttgtggccattttggTGCAGTCCCTGTTCCCTTAGCGATGatggtggttttttttttttttttactttgtttgattttgtgatGGAGAAGATTTATTGTGCTAGACTGTATTGGTTTTAGCTTAATCTTTCATATGCTTGTTGTACTCTGTTCATGACCTCTTCGGCTCCTATATTtgttaggggtgggcactcaaaccggtgAACCGaaaatccgagccgaaccaCACCGAatcaaaccggaaaaaaaccgaattgatcaaaaagtaaaaaaccaGTCAAAAACCGAatcggaccggtttggacaggttccggatccggttccatgtcttcaaaaaccaaaccgggccgaaccgaactggtgaaactaaaaaaatatataatttaaatatatatttatatttaatgctatatttttaatttcactaaaaaaaacctaatatttatccaagttcaatgtcaaaatatctctcttttctcactttaatatttattttttatatgaaattgaataatttgttaattttcaagtaaaaaaataatatttcagttgagaattgtattaaaaaataatttttataatccggttcaaaatcgAACTGGAACCGGAACCAGACagaaaccggttcaaaccaaaccggacagtttttgaaatttttttattaaaactgaaccgaaccaaaccggatgaatagtaccgaATCGGTtttaatttgaggcaaaaaccggttcaaaccgaaccgtacCCACCCTTAATATTCGCtatttttccttcctttttttttggggtttgaatgaacttcaaaaaaaaaaaaaacaaaaaaaaaaccgattGCTGTTTATGAGTGAGTGAGAAAGAAGAGTAGGAAAAGTATTGATTTTCTAACccatcttttttcatttctttttccaaagTATTATAATCAAGTTTTATCCTCATAATCACACAAGTTTGTATTATTGTTGGACAGGTGGATCTCTTTGTAAAACCTGAAACTATTAAGAAACAGACAAGGGGTTTGGTAAAAGCAAGAAAAGGAAACCAATCGCTAATCACAAGTGATTCTGCTTTTAATTAGCTAACCTATTTGGGCACTAGTAGTATATTATTATCTTTTCTAATACACCATTCAAACAACTTTTAAGAATTCAATTCATCTACCAAAAGTTGCCCACATCGGGGGATGCTCGTGTATCATGAGCATCAAGTGATTCAAATACGAGAGACCGAGGAAGATAAGGGAAAGGGACAATGGTTGGAATTCCAGCATACTTTTTGTGGAATATACTTAAATGCGTTCGATGAGTAATACGTGCACACACCAACTCTTGTCCTAACCCGCTTTCATTGAATGGACCCACTCATGACTCTCACAGTATGTGCAAGAGTTATGATAAAATACAGTTGAAAAAGAGTTTGGTGTGTCTAGCATTATACTCGAGTAAAAGACCATTTTAAAGAGTGCTGTTATTTCCACTCATCTGTCATATTTTCTCACCcacattatttttaaaattttaaaaacaaatttattcttttgtaaaatgacttatAAGTACAAATGCCCCTCCTCCCTCTCCACGTACGCTCTTGTCCTCACTATCTCCCTCTCTGAACTTTCTCCCAGTCTCCTCCTACCTCTCAAGgcgttctctctctctccctctctgtaTATGCTTGCAtgtttttgaactttgaagtGGAACTTCAGTTTGCATAGTGTTCTTGTGGTTGATTTAGTTTGTGGGTTTTAATCGTTGTACAACTTGATGAAGAtggttggtttgtttttttttgtttttgtgcagCAAATGCAATCCAGAATGTGGTGATAATTGTTTGTGTTGTTTCTGTTAGCTTTCTCACTAGGAGTCGTAGGTTCAACTATGAATTTTACAGTTTTAAGGGTAAAAGGCCCTCAATGCAGGATTATTTTGAGGCAAATATATCTGACGTTGATGGCCAGATGGTTtcattttttggtgtttttgatGGTACAATAAAATTCAAGTTGTTCATTCGGGAATTTGTAGGACTTaaataattagtaattatagggtattttaggaataatggtgggtgTAAAGAAaagattgtatttttttaaatgtacaTAGTGGGTGGgaagataaggtgggtgggaagataaggtgggtggAAAAATAGGATTGGGGGATGGAAATAGTAgcactcattttaaaatattgcGACAACAAAactagggctcgtttggtattCTACTTAAAAAATGAACTCAAAAATCATGAGTTTTTAAATACTGATTTTAGGAtctaaaaacttgtttggtattgaACTCGAAACTattttaagatctaaaaaaattaaattaaaattaaaaaaaatcaaaaaccctaattcccaattaaaattaaaaaaagaaaaggagagagagagagagagagagagagagagagagagagagagagagagagagagagagagagagagagaaattgtaAAACctcactttttatttatttatttaaataatgaGGGTGTTTAAAAtctgtttttgagtttataaaattagatCCAAGTAGAATACCAAAAGACCCCTTAGACATCCAATGGAATAACACACTCTCTATCTTATATAAGAAAATTAACTGCACAAAACAAGAACCGTGCGACGACCAAGGCAAAGACATCTTTTCATTTCTTGGTGAGCTCCAtctctattagagaggtaGTACACAAGTTGCTATCTAAAGTTAGTCTCCCTAGCATGCATATCGTTGTCTTGCCTAATTCTATTAACagctaagaaaaaaaaattattattgtgCATATTTCTTGTGCTTTGGAAATTGGAATAGCAAGTACAGATTCTGATCACTTTCACAGCAACTCATGAAGCCCATTTTTCACTGAATCTTAAGTTGCACCAACAAGGTTtagtaaaatttaaaaagcaaCATTGTCATACCAAAGCACTAACATAAACAGGATTACTTTTGTGTTGGTCTACCAACATTATCTAAAGGTAGACTTCGGTCGGAGAAGACGGTGGAGGATTGGTGAGCATGTTAACGACTGCCCTCATTGTAGGTCTTGCGCAGCTGTCGTTCTCGACACACATCATTGCTATGTTGAACACGTACAGGACACCTTGCAATGGGTACCCGCTGAGCTTGGGATCTACCAGTGCCAATAGTACTGCTGGTGATGCAGGAGATGGCTTATAAGGGATTTTTGACGTGGTCTTCCTCACCCAACTCACTATGTTCATGTCCTCATCTTCCAAGTTCATCACCGGTTTCCTCCCAGTTATTAGCTCCAGCAGCACCACACCGAAACTGTACACGTCAATTTTCTCATCCACTTTCAGCGTATAACCGTACTCTGGGTGCACCATcacataagaaagaaaaaatgtaaataCTTACAGGAAAACTGATTGAAATTCAATCCATGGAtaagttgagttgaaattaGTTGATGATGAATTAGGTTACGCACCTGGGGCGATGTAGCCAAAGGAACCAGCAATGGAAGACATGCAATCTGCAGGTCCTTGAAAGTACTTAGCGAGCCCAAAATCGGCAACATGAGCCTCCAAGTTGGAGTCCAACAAGATGTTATGGGACTTGACATCCCTGTGTATAATCAGAGGCGAGCAGTCATGGTGGAGATAGCAGAGTCCCTTAGCGGCCTCCACAGAGATTTTATACCTCCTCTCCCACTGCAATTCCGCGGCATTTGGCCCGTGCAATAGTTTCCCCAAGCTACCATTCGGCATGTACTCGTACAATAACAAGTTTGATTCATTGTTTGACATGTACCCCAGAAGCCTTACAATGTTTCGGTGCTTGATTTGTCCTAGTGTTTTAATTTCCGCTGAAAATCCATGATCCCTCTGTCCTCCTCTACTTGAGCCAACAAGCTGTTTGATTGCCACTTCAAGGCCGCTTGGCATGGTCCCACGGTAGACAACCCCAGCACTCCCTTTGCCTATAATGTTCTCAAGCTTTAAGCACTGGAGCAAGTCCTCAACGTTGAGATGGAGCTGCTGGAACACTATGAGCCTCCAACCCTTAGATTTTTGGATCTTTCTCATCTTTGTGATTCTATAAACCTTGAGAAGTAGGAATATCAGAAGGATGATAAGTAGGAGAACCAGAAGCGGTCCAATGATGATAAGAGCTAGCTTCGAAGGAGAACCAAACGCATTGTGCTCTCGAGCTCTCTGGTTAATCAAGGACGGGCATGAGACATTGCGACAGAGATAGGGATTTCCTTCAAACGACACGATGGCCAGAAACTGACTGGATTGTGGGATTGTTCCAGTGAAGTTGTTGTAAGAGAGATCCAAAGTTGTGAGGCTTGTGATGTAGGGGATTTCATCAGGTATTTGTCCCGTGAGTTGGTTTCTAGAGAAATTGACAAGATCAATTGCTTCTAGCTTTGTTGTCCCTCTTGGGATTTCACCAACCAAATTGTTTCGACTAAAATCAAGGATTGCTAGAGACGAACAATTAGAAATTGAAGCTGGAATTTCACCATCCAGGTTGTTGATGCTGATGTTGATCTTCgataaccatttcaaataAAAGATTTCCTTTGGTATTTTCCCATAGAACTTGTTCATCTCCAGGGAGAGAATTTGTAAGTTGTTAAGATTTCCAATTGCCCGTGGGATTACCCCGGAAATCTGGTTCCCAGAAAGCGTGAGGATTGCCAGTGAGTCTGCATACATTTGTGTTGGAAGTTGACCAGACAAGTAGTTTTCATTCAGCTCAATCATGACCACATTAGGCAAGTTGAAGATCCCAACAGGAACAGTCCCAGTGATTGTGTTTTTCATCATTCGGATTTTGACAAGGGACTTGCACTGGCCTAGTTCCTCCGGAATTGGCCCAAAGAAGTGATTTTCCATCAAAATCAATGTTTTCAGCCTCCCTCCTCTGCAAAGATCCTGAGGAATCAACCCGGTCAGGTGGTTTCCGGTGACGTCTAAATCCACAAGCCTGCCGTTCCGGCCAAGGCTCTCAGGTAGCTCAAATGTAAAGTTGTTCTCCCATAGGTTAAGCACCTCCAGATGAGGAAGATGGCCGATAAAGTCAGGTACGAAACCGTAAAGATTGTTCTTGTACAGGTTGAGAAGGCTAATGGTCTTCAGCTCTGAGAAACTTTCTGGTATTTCTCCTGTGAGTTTGTTGATCGAGAGATCCAAAAGCACGAGGCTCGCCATGCCTGAAAGTTCAGGTGGTATAAAACCGTTAAGGCAGTTAACTTGCAGAAACAGAGAGCGCAAATGTTTCAAAAGGCCGAGGCTCCTGGGAATGCTGCCGCTCAGGTTGCAGCTGGCCAAGTCCAGCACTTGCAGCCACGTCAGCGATCCCAACTCCGGTGGAATGCCGCCGTCAAAACTGTTAAAGTACCCAACGTACAGCTCCTTGAGGTTCTTTAACAGAGCCAAGCTGGCCGGTAGCTTTCCGGTGAGCCAATTACCGTTGAGTCCTAGATACTCCAGGCTCTGAATATTAGAATAATTCTCAGGAATCTCTCCCGTGAAGTAATTTCCTCCCATTTGAAGATGTTTTAGCCTTTTACAGCTGGCCAGCTCGGGTGGCAGTTGGCCGCTAAATTGATTGTTGTAGGCATCAAGAACCTCAAGCTCCGGCATCCCAAGGAAGATTTCTCCTGGGAACCGGCCTATGAAGATGTTGTTGGAGATGTTCAAGTGCTTTAGACACGTCAGGTTGGCCATAGCGGCGGGAAGCCTC
Protein-coding regions in this window:
- the LOC18778592 gene encoding receptor protein kinase CLAVATA1 gives rise to the protein MVRSASSHILLLPICFIFLSFSSPCCANSGDLDALLKLKNAMNTGHKTSGVLEDWKPSVHYCSFSGVSCDQQQSRVVSLNVSNVPLIGSIPAEIGLLNKLVNLTIAGNNLTGRLPAAMANLTCLKHLNISNNIFIGRFPGEIFLGMPELEVLDAYNNQFSGQLPPELASCKRLKHLQMGGNYFTGEIPENYSNIQSLEYLGLNGNWLTGKLPASLALLKNLKELYVGYFNSFDGGIPPELGSLTWLQVLDLASCNLSGSIPRSLGLLKHLRSLFLQVNCLNGFIPPELSGMASLVLLDLSINKLTGEIPESFSELKTISLLNLYKNNLYGFVPDFIGHLPHLEVLNLWENNFTFELPESLGRNGRLVDLDVTGNHLTGLIPQDLCRGGRLKTLILMENHFFGPIPEELGQCKSLVKIRMMKNTITGTVPVGIFNLPNVVMIELNENYLSGQLPTQMYADSLAILTLSGNQISGVIPRAIGNLNNLQILSLEMNKFYGKIPKEIFYLKWLSKINISINNLDGEIPASISNCSSLAILDFSRNNLVGEIPRGTTKLEAIDLVNFSRNQLTGQIPDEIPYITSLTTLDLSYNNFTGTIPQSSQFLAIVSFEGNPYLCRNVSCPSLINQRAREHNAFGSPSKLALIIIGPLLVLLLIILLIFLLLKVYRITKMRKIQKSKGWRLIVFQQLHLNVEDLLQCLKLENIIGKGSAGVVYRGTMPSGLEVAIKQLVGSSRGGQRDHGFSAEIKTLGQIKHRNIVRLLGYMSNNESNLLLYEYMPNGSLGKLLHGPNAAELQWERRYKISVEAAKGLCYLHHDCSPLIIHRDVKSHNILLDSNLEAHVADFGLAKYFQGPADCMSSIAGSFGYIAPEYGYTLKVDEKIDVYSFGVVLLELITGRKPVMNLEDEDMNIVSWVRKTTSKIPYKPSPASPAVLLALVDPKLSGYPLQGVLYVFNIAMMCVENDSCARPTMRAVVNMLTNPPPSSPTEVYL